Proteins encoded within one genomic window of Prauserella marina:
- a CDS encoding class I SAM-dependent methyltransferase, whose translation MDQQFWEDRYGERDQLFSGDPNGVLVTEVTGLEPGQALDVGCGEGGDAIWLARQGWRVTAIDISKTALRRAAANSADLADRVAWTHGDLTTTPLPSRAFDLVSLQYFPLPRGNPATLRTLLDTVVPGGNLLFVSHDISDLDPDPERGFDPGDFFQPADAATLLDENWTVLVDETRPRNTPPPEGTRHTHDTVLRARRDR comes from the coding sequence GTGGACCAGCAATTCTGGGAAGACCGGTACGGCGAGCGCGATCAACTGTTCAGCGGCGACCCCAACGGGGTGCTCGTCACGGAGGTCACCGGTCTGGAGCCGGGGCAGGCACTCGACGTCGGGTGCGGAGAGGGCGGTGACGCGATCTGGCTGGCAAGGCAGGGCTGGCGGGTTACGGCCATCGACATCTCCAAGACGGCGCTGCGCCGTGCCGCGGCGAACTCCGCTGACCTGGCCGATCGCGTCGCGTGGACGCACGGCGATCTCACCACGACGCCGCTGCCCTCCCGCGCGTTCGACCTGGTTTCGCTGCAGTATTTCCCGCTCCCGCGCGGAAACCCGGCCACGCTCAGGACTCTGCTCGACACCGTCGTGCCAGGCGGAAACCTGCTGTTCGTCAGCCACGACATCAGCGACCTCGACCCGGACCCCGAGCGCGGTTTCGATCCTGGCGACTTCTTCCAGCCCGCCGACGCGGCAACCCTGCTCGACGAGAACTGGACGGTGCTCGTCGACGAAACCAGGCCGAGGAACACTCCTCCGCCGGAGGGGACCCGGCACACGCACGACACAGTC